One Deltaproteobacteria bacterium DNA segment encodes these proteins:
- the nuoH gene encoding NADH-quinone oxidoreductase subunit NuoH: MEFTVQDLIQALLPAAIPAPVGYALAAILVAFAVLSLFVAPLAGVTSWLERRVWARMQSRVGPNRVGPQGILQWLADGVKNIQKEDIIPSSADRKLFLLAPYIVFAGFLGAFVVIPFGSWLIPADLNIGILYLLAITSLAVVGILMAGWSSNNKWSLLGGMRSAAQIVSYEIPAGLSVLTVIFLSGTLSMQGIIQAQGWAPQDWFIFYNPFTLVAFFMFFTSALAEGNRTPFDIPEAESELVAGYVTEYSGMRFLFFFFAEWGNLYVIGAIATTLFLGGWQIPATILGVTMAEYPVAKGVVEFTVFFAKSYMWVLVAMWIRGTLPRVRVDQLMAMCWKYMVPIAFVCMFGTIVLLVAWPDGNPALSLATLGFTVLVVLYFMWRVVYQIMHSRPELYLKPYV; encoded by the coding sequence ATGGAATTCACCGTTCAAGACCTGATACAGGCGTTGCTGCCGGCGGCGATCCCGGCGCCCGTGGGCTATGCGCTGGCCGCGATCCTGGTGGCCTTCGCCGTGCTGTCGTTGTTCGTGGCGCCGCTGGCCGGGGTGACGAGCTGGCTCGAGCGGCGCGTGTGGGCGCGCATGCAGTCCCGCGTCGGCCCCAACCGGGTCGGGCCGCAGGGTATCCTCCAGTGGCTCGCGGACGGCGTCAAGAACATACAGAAAGAGGACATCATCCCGTCGTCGGCCGACAGGAAGCTCTTCCTGCTGGCACCGTACATCGTCTTCGCCGGGTTCCTCGGGGCCTTCGTCGTCATCCCCTTCGGCAGTTGGCTGATCCCCGCGGACCTCAATATCGGCATCCTCTACCTGTTGGCCATCACCTCGCTCGCGGTGGTGGGCATCCTGATGGCGGGCTGGTCTTCCAACAACAAGTGGTCGCTGCTGGGCGGCATGCGCTCGGCCGCGCAGATCGTCAGCTACGAGATCCCCGCCGGGCTGTCGGTGCTGACGGTGATCTTCCTGTCCGGCACCCTGAGCATGCAGGGGATCATCCAGGCCCAGGGATGGGCGCCGCAGGACTGGTTCATCTTCTACAATCCCTTCACCCTGGTGGCCTTCTTCATGTTCTTCACCTCCGCGCTGGCCGAGGGGAACCGCACGCCCTTCGACATTCCCGAGGCGGAGTCGGAGCTGGTGGCCGGCTACGTGACCGAGTACAGCGGCATGCGCTTCCTGTTCTTCTTCTTCGCGGAGTGGGGCAACCTGTACGTCATCGGCGCCATCGCGACGACCCTGTTCCTCGGCGGGTGGCAGATCCCCGCGACCATCCTGGGCGTGACCATGGCCGAGTATCCGGTGGCCAAGGGCGTGGTGGAGTTCACGGTCTTCTTCGCCAAGTCGTATATGTGGGTCCTCGTGGCCATGTGGATCCGCGGCACCCTGCCGCGGGTGCGGGTGGACCAGCTCATGGCCATGTGCTGGAAATACATGGTGCCCATCGCGTTCGTGTGCATGTTCGGCACCATCGTGCTGCTGGTGGCCTGGCCCGACGGGAATCCCGCGCTGAGCCTGGCGACCCTGGGCTTCACGGTGCTG
- a CDS encoding NADH-quinone oxidoreductase subunit D, translating into MSEVSTGTGLHTEDMTLNVGPQHPSTHGVLRFVVKTDGEVINEAIPDVGYLHRSIEKIGEKCTWHGYVPYTDRADYLAAMFANQGFCMAAERLGGVEVPPRGEYCRVIACELNRVASHLIAVGTFGQDIGAITPFLHALRERETINDLMEEICGARLTYNYLRIGGVGYDIKPETCGRITAFLDHFETIVDEYNRLLSNNKIFIERLANVAVISKEDALQYNLVGPNLRASGVHWDIRRDIPYSVYPELDFDVPVGRGERGSQGDSYDRYYVRIRELLESCRILRQCLDKMPDGPAVAKVARKFKPPAGETYVRIEAPRGDMGYYVVSDGSEYPYRVRIRTGSFTAMSIIDKISPGIMVADLIALIASLDVDAPEIDR; encoded by the coding sequence ATGAGCGAGGTTTCCACCGGTACGGGCCTGCACACCGAGGACATGACCCTGAACGTGGGGCCGCAGCACCCGAGCACCCACGGGGTGCTTCGGTTCGTGGTCAAGACCGACGGCGAGGTCATCAACGAGGCCATCCCGGACGTGGGCTACCTGCACCGCTCCATCGAGAAGATCGGCGAGAAGTGCACGTGGCACGGCTACGTGCCCTACACCGACCGGGCCGACTATCTCGCCGCCATGTTCGCCAACCAGGGCTTCTGCATGGCCGCCGAGCGGCTGGGCGGAGTCGAGGTGCCGCCGCGCGGCGAGTACTGCCGCGTCATCGCCTGCGAGCTCAACCGCGTCGCCAGCCACCTCATCGCGGTGGGCACGTTCGGCCAGGACATCGGCGCCATCACGCCGTTCCTGCACGCGCTGCGCGAGCGCGAGACCATCAACGACCTCATGGAGGAGATCTGCGGCGCGCGCCTCACCTACAACTACCTGCGCATCGGCGGCGTCGGCTACGACATCAAGCCCGAGACATGCGGCCGCATCACCGCGTTCCTGGACCACTTCGAGACCATCGTCGACGAGTACAACCGGTTGCTGTCCAACAACAAGATCTTCATCGAGCGGCTGGCCAACGTCGCGGTCATTTCGAAGGAGGACGCGCTCCAGTACAACCTGGTGGGGCCCAACCTGCGGGCGTCCGGGGTGCATTGGGACATTCGCCGGGACATCCCCTACTCGGTCTATCCCGAGCTGGACTTCGACGTGCCGGTGGGCCGGGGGGAGCGCGGCTCGCAGGGCGATTCCTACGACCGCTACTACGTGCGAATTCGCGAGCTGCTGGAGAGTTGCAGGATCCTGCGCCAGTGCCTCGACAAGATGCCCGACGGCCCGGCCGTCGCCAAGGTCGCGCGCAAGTTCAAGCCGCCCGCCGGTGAGACCTACGTGCGCATCGAGGCGCCGCGCGGCGACATGGGCTACTACGTGGTGAGCGACGGCAGCGAGTACCCTTACCGGGTGCGCATCCGCACCGGCTCCTTCACCGCCATGAGCATCATCGACAAGATCAGTCCGGGCATCATGGTGGCGGACCTGATCGCGCTGATCGCGAGCCTGGACGTGGACGCTCCAGAGATTGACCGCTAG
- a CDS encoding NADH-quinone oxidoreductase subunit C, whose product MTAKEIYERVRELCPDGVGGFDEEVPEPFFKVEPARVQEVCRALRDDEALRFHVLSDLTAVDLPKENVIQVVYHLYSYDSKEQTVVKVDLDRDAARIATVEEIWKVANWFEREVFDLFGVFFEGHSDLRRILLPEDWVGYPLRKDFVEQEEYDGISTERAPLVPENLR is encoded by the coding sequence ATGACGGCAAAAGAGATATACGAGCGCGTCCGGGAACTGTGCCCGGACGGCGTGGGTGGGTTCGACGAGGAGGTTCCGGAGCCGTTCTTCAAGGTCGAGCCGGCGCGCGTCCAGGAGGTCTGCCGAGCGTTGCGCGACGACGAGGCCCTCAGGTTCCACGTGCTCTCGGACCTGACGGCCGTGGACCTCCCGAAGGAGAACGTCATCCAGGTGGTCTACCACCTGTATTCATACGACTCCAAGGAGCAGACCGTGGTCAAGGTCGATCTCGACCGCGACGCGGCGCGGATCGCCACGGTGGAGGAGATCTGGAAGGTCGCCAACTGGTTCGAGCGGGAGGTGTTCGACCTTTTTGGAGTCTTCTTCGAAGGGCACTCGGACCTGCGCAGGATCCTGTTGCCCGAAGACTGGGTGGGTTATCCCCTGCGCAAGGATTTCGTCGAGCAGGAAGAGTACGACGGCATCAGCACCGAGCGCGCGCCGCTGGTGCCGGAGAACCTGCGGTAG
- a CDS encoding NADH-quinone oxidoreductase subunit A, producing the protein MLFDFASVLCFTLLGAAFVWVNLLIGRLLRPSNPQLRKLMTYECGEPASGSAWVNFNVRFYFIALIFIIFEVEIAFIFPVAVVFRDWLQNDAGLFAFAAISVFTLIVFLGLIYDWCKGDLEWVKN; encoded by the coding sequence ATGCTTTTCGACTTTGCCAGCGTCCTTTGCTTCACGTTGTTGGGGGCGGCCTTCGTCTGGGTCAACCTGCTGATCGGCCGGCTGCTGAGGCCTTCCAATCCGCAGCTCCGCAAGCTCATGACCTACGAGTGCGGCGAGCCCGCGTCCGGCAGCGCCTGGGTCAACTTCAACGTCCGGTTCTACTTTATCGCCCTCATATTCATCATCTTCGAGGTGGAGATCGCCTTCATCTTCCCGGTGGCGGTGGTGTTCCGCGACTGGCTCCAGAACGACGCGGGGCTCTTTGCCTTCGCCGCCATCTCCGTCTTCACCCTCATCGTGTTCCTGGGGCTCATCTACGACTGGTGCAAGGGCGATCTGGAGTGGGTGAAGAACTGA
- a CDS encoding ABC transporter substrate-binding protein: MASVRITVACWDYDRTRPLQEGRVPVEGVELTYLPFRVEETFWRMLRYQDFDAAEMSMGSYLMSKDKGTPRFVAIPVFPSRAFRHSGIYIHTGSGIKAPGDLNGKRIGVPEYQMTAAIWQRGLLQHEYGVELEKVNWFTGGEETPGREEKLRPDLPETLSITPIGPEQTLSSMLENGDIDALISAHMPSPFVRRSPGVARLFPDFRAVEEAYFRKTGIFPIMHTLVFREDVYERHPWVAQNLYKAFCESKRLCAEAMYEYSALKYMMAWSIEQMEKEREVLGPDPWAYGLEPNRHVLETLVGYAHEQGLIKQRLEVDSLFAPSTLNEFKV; the protein is encoded by the coding sequence ATGGCAAGTGTCCGCATCACCGTCGCCTGTTGGGACTATGACCGTACGCGCCCCTTGCAGGAGGGCCGCGTGCCGGTGGAGGGGGTCGAGCTGACCTACCTGCCGTTCCGCGTCGAGGAGACCTTCTGGCGCATGCTGCGCTACCAGGACTTCGACGCCGCCGAGATGTCCATGGGCTCGTACCTGATGTCCAAGGACAAGGGCACGCCCCGTTTCGTGGCGATTCCCGTGTTTCCCTCCCGCGCCTTCCGCCACTCCGGCATCTACATTCACACCGGCTCCGGCATCAAGGCACCCGGCGACCTCAACGGCAAGCGCATCGGTGTTCCCGAGTACCAGATGACCGCGGCCATCTGGCAACGCGGCCTCTTGCAGCACGAGTACGGCGTGGAACTCGAAAAGGTAAACTGGTTCACGGGCGGGGAAGAGACACCCGGCCGGGAGGAAAAGCTCCGTCCGGACCTCCCCGAGACCCTTTCCATCACCCCCATCGGCCCGGAGCAGACGCTCTCCTCCATGTTGGAGAACGGCGACATCGACGCGCTGATCTCGGCGCACATGCCGTCGCCCTTCGTGCGCCGCTCCCCCGGGGTGGCGCGCCTGTTCCCGGACTTCCGCGCGGTGGAGGAGGCGTACTTCCGCAAGACCGGCATCTTCCCCATCATGCACACCCTGGTCTTCCGGGAGGACGTGTACGAACGCCATCCCTGGGTGGCCCAGAACCTCTACAAGGCCTTCTGCGAGTCCAAGCGGCTGTGCGCCGAGGCCATGTACGAATACTCCGCGCTCAAGTACATGATGGCCTGGTCCATCGAGCAGATGGAGAAGGAACGGGAGGTCCTGGGGCCCGACCCCTGGGCCTACGGCCTGGAGCCCAACCGCCACGTTTTGGAGACGCTGGTGGGCTACGCCCACGAGCAGGGTCTCATCAAGCAGCGGCTGGAAGTGGACAGCCTGTTCGCGCCGAGCACGCTGAACGAGTTCAAGGTATAG
- a CDS encoding DUF2384 domain-containing protein, whose amino-acid sequence MEDTMHLANVAATILGGCRAIGVTVNTDADMTKAVEGGFSVTTVDALRRRGVTENEIGRLIIKPRTLSHRRAGSGRLTVEESDRAARVARVIALAERTFGNQDKACRWLHKNLASLDDRRPIDLTQTAAGTRLVEDILAKIAWGAAA is encoded by the coding sequence ATGGAAGACACGATGCATTTGGCGAATGTTGCGGCAACCATACTTGGCGGATGTCGAGCCATTGGGGTGACGGTGAACACCGATGCCGACATGACCAAAGCGGTAGAGGGCGGTTTCTCCGTCACGACTGTTGACGCTCTGAGACGGCGGGGGGTAACGGAAAATGAAATTGGCCGCCTGATCATCAAACCTCGGACCCTCTCCCACCGAAGGGCAGGCAGCGGGAGGCTGACGGTCGAGGAATCCGACCGTGCGGCGCGGGTGGCTCGGGTGATCGCGTTGGCGGAGAGGACCTTCGGAAACCAAGACAAGGCCTGTCGCTGGCTTCACAAGAACCTCGCTTCGTTGGACGATCGGCGACCGATCGACCTGACCCAAACGGCGGCAGGCACCCGTCTCGTCGAAGACATCCTGGCGAAAATCGCCTGGGGTGCCGCTGCCTGA
- a CDS encoding RES family NAD+ phosphorylase: MRLWRLSNAEDAHRFDGGYGLYHDGRWNTRGHLVTYCATGPALCVLEKLVHVEDPALLPDGTTLVCYEVPDELATDEVRTDQLPVNWRSNQPATQRIGDEWLHGAGGCLLRVPSVIVPIAESGDRNFLINHRHEAVTRIYISYTRMFEYDPRLFTFG, translated from the coding sequence ATGCGGCTTTGGCGGTTGTCGAACGCCGAGGATGCCCACCGCTTCGACGGCGGCTATGGCCTGTACCATGATGGCCGCTGGAATACGCGTGGGCACCTTGTGACCTATTGCGCCACCGGTCCCGCGCTTTGTGTGCTGGAAAAGCTCGTTCATGTGGAGGACCCGGCACTACTGCCGGACGGCACCACGCTGGTCTGTTACGAAGTGCCTGACGAGCTCGCAACGGACGAAGTCCGAACAGACCAATTGCCGGTCAATTGGCGATCGAACCAACCAGCGACACAGCGAATCGGTGACGAATGGCTGCACGGCGCCGGCGGTTGCCTGTTGCGTGTTCCATCGGTGATCGTTCCCATCGCGGAGTCCGGCGACAGAAACTTTCTGATCAACCACCGGCACGAGGCGGTGACCCGCATCTATATTTCCTACACCCGGATGTTCGAATACGACCCGCGGCTCTTCACCTTCGGGTGA
- the ribB gene encoding 3,4-dihydroxy-2-butanone-4-phosphate synthase, whose amino-acid sequence MAVATIEESLEDIRQGKMVILMDDENRENEGDLTMAAELVTPEAINFMATWGRGLICLPLTEDKVAQLGLTMMVRDNTAPYGTAFTVSIDGVKNVTTGISASDRAETILAAIADDANPGDLCTPGHIFPLRARNGGVLVRTGQTEGSVDLCRLAGLKPAGVICEIMKDDGTMARLSDLEEFGEKYDLKLCTIKDLIEYRLKHDSLIHRVASTRLPTRYGGDFQAVVYNTHVDATEHLALIKGEISGDRETMVRVCTKFLPGDVFGFEFFDTGSVIKQSMELIAKEGAGVVLYLQPEGKGLRTDEAGKQRSFRDFGIGAQILRDLGVRKLRLVTNNPRNLVGLSGYGLEITSSVSFTTPPNTIGRPAAGG is encoded by the coding sequence ATGGCCGTAGCCACCATCGAAGAATCACTGGAAGACATCCGTCAAGGCAAGATGGTCATCCTGATGGATGACGAGAACCGCGAGAACGAGGGCGACCTCACCATGGCCGCGGAGTTGGTCACTCCCGAGGCCATCAACTTCATGGCCACTTGGGGACGGGGCCTGATCTGCCTGCCGCTGACCGAGGACAAGGTCGCGCAACTCGGCCTCACCATGATGGTGCGGGACAACACGGCCCCCTATGGCACGGCCTTCACGGTATCCATCGACGGCGTCAAGAACGTCACCACCGGCATCTCCGCCTCCGACCGCGCCGAGACCATCCTCGCCGCCATCGCGGACGACGCCAATCCCGGGGACCTGTGCACTCCAGGACACATTTTCCCCCTGCGCGCCAGGAACGGCGGCGTGCTCGTGCGCACCGGCCAGACCGAAGGATCCGTGGACCTGTGCCGGCTGGCGGGGCTCAAGCCCGCCGGCGTGATCTGCGAGATCATGAAGGACGACGGCACGATGGCGCGGCTGTCGGACCTCGAGGAGTTCGGCGAGAAGTACGACCTCAAGCTTTGCACCATCAAGGACCTCATCGAGTACCGGCTCAAGCACGACTCGCTCATCCACCGGGTCGCCTCGACGCGCCTGCCCACGCGCTACGGCGGCGATTTCCAGGCGGTGGTGTACAACACCCACGTGGATGCCACCGAGCACCTGGCGCTCATCAAGGGAGAGATATCCGGGGACCGCGAGACCATGGTGCGGGTGTGCACCAAGTTTCTCCCCGGCGACGTCTTCGGCTTCGAGTTCTTCGACACCGGCTCGGTCATCAAGCAGTCCATGGAGCTGATCGCCAAGGAAGGCGCCGGCGTCGTGCTCTACCTGCAGCCCGAGGGCAAGGGACTGCGCACCGACGAGGCGGGAAAGCAAAGGAGCTTCCGCGACTTCGGCATCGGCGCCCAGATCCTCCGGGACTTGGGCGTACGCAAGCTCCGCCTCGTCACCAACAACCCTCGAAACCTCGTCGGCCTTTCCGGCTACGGCCTCGAAATCACCAGCTCCGTCTCCTTCACCACCCCGCCCAACACCATCGGCAGACCCGCCGCGGGCGGCTGA
- the pyrF gene encoding orotidine-5'-phosphate decarboxylase yields the protein MTSGGSGVKERLIVALDLADPEKARSLATLLAPEVGMFKVGKQLFVNAGPDIVRMIHDLGGEVFLDLKFHDIPNTVAAAAVEAARLGVKLFNVHASGGREMMRQTAAAVEEACAAESLRRPAVLGVTVLTSLDGADLEAQGIQGDVPAHVVRLARMTRETGLAGVVCSAQEVRDIRRACGDAFLLVTPGIRPAGQQAGDQKRVMTPGDAVRAGIDYIVVGRPITGADDPPAAARSVVAEMDGGC from the coding sequence ATGACCTCCGGCGGCTCCGGTGTCAAGGAACGGCTGATCGTCGCGCTGGACCTGGCCGACCCGGAAAAGGCGCGCTCCCTCGCCACCCTGCTGGCGCCGGAAGTGGGGATGTTCAAGGTCGGCAAGCAGCTCTTCGTGAACGCCGGGCCGGACATCGTGCGCATGATCCACGACCTCGGCGGCGAGGTTTTCCTCGACCTCAAGTTCCACGACATACCCAACACCGTGGCGGCGGCGGCCGTGGAGGCCGCCCGGCTGGGCGTCAAGCTGTTCAACGTGCACGCCTCCGGCGGGCGCGAGATGATGCGCCAGACCGCGGCGGCGGTGGAGGAAGCGTGCGCCGCGGAGAGCCTGCGGCGTCCGGCGGTGCTCGGCGTCACGGTGCTCACCAGCCTGGACGGCGCGGACCTCGAAGCACAGGGTATCCAGGGAGACGTTCCCGCTCACGTGGTGCGGCTTGCACGCATGACCCGTGAGACCGGACTGGCGGGCGTGGTCTGCTCCGCGCAGGAAGTCCGCGACATCCGGCGCGCTTGCGGCGACGCGTTCCTGCTGGTGACGCCGGGCATCCGCCCCGCCGGCCAGCAGGCGGGCGACCAGAAGCGGGTCATGACCCCCGGCGACGCCGTGCGCGCCGGCATCGACTACATCGTGGTGGGCAGGCCCATCACCGGGGCGGACGACCCGCCCGCGGCGGCGCGGTCGGTGGTGGCGGAGATGGATGGCGGATGTTAG
- a CDS encoding proline--tRNA ligase, whose protein sequence is MRWRTSFIPTVKEDPSDADVVSHRLLVRAGMIRQVSRGVYDILPLALRTLRKIEAIVREEMNRAGAQELLMPVTSPAELWQDSGRWNVYGKELLRFKDRHERDFCLAPTHEEVITDIVRRDVRSYRELPMNLYQIQTKFRDEVRPRFGLMRGREFIMKDAYSFHLDREDAEREYHNMYDTYRRIFTRCGLSFRAVEADSGAIGGSLSHEFQVLAESGEDALAACGACDYAANVQKAESRLAEYEGAAGGAEAEVVATPGLKTVPEVSEFLKVPPERFIKTMIYRKPSRGLLAVLVRGDHEVNETKLGNLLDTIAVELADEDEVRQAVGAPTGFLGPVNLPLEVWADHAVQGMTDAVVGANRNDAHTIHVDQARDFTPARFADLRLVRAGDRCARCEAGVIEEHRGIEVGHVFYLGRKYSEAMSATILDSEGHERAMEMGCYGIGVTRLMAASIEQNNDADGIIWPLSIAPFAVELLPLNYKEDAVREVTDRIYDGLREAGWEVLLDDRDERPGVKFKDADLVGIPLRITVGARGLAKGNVELRWRRDGASEDIPVDDAAARIVAALEGAAT, encoded by the coding sequence ATGCGCTGGCGAACGTCTTTCATACCCACGGTCAAGGAAGACCCTTCGGACGCGGATGTGGTCAGTCACCGGCTGCTGGTGCGCGCCGGCATGATCCGGCAGGTGAGCCGCGGGGTGTACGATATCCTGCCGCTGGCGCTCCGCACCCTGCGCAAGATCGAGGCCATCGTGCGCGAGGAGATGAACCGGGCCGGCGCCCAGGAACTGCTGATGCCCGTCACCTCCCCCGCCGAGCTGTGGCAGGACAGCGGCCGCTGGAACGTGTACGGCAAGGAGCTGCTGCGCTTCAAGGACCGTCACGAGCGCGACTTCTGCCTCGCCCCCACCCACGAGGAGGTCATCACCGACATCGTGCGCCGGGACGTGCGCTCCTACCGCGAGTTGCCCATGAACCTCTACCAGATCCAGACCAAGTTCCGGGACGAGGTGCGGCCGCGGTTCGGGCTCATGCGCGGGCGTGAGTTCATCATGAAGGATGCCTACAGCTTCCACCTGGACCGGGAAGACGCCGAGCGCGAGTACCACAACATGTACGACACCTACCGGCGCATCTTCACTCGCTGCGGCCTGAGCTTCCGCGCGGTGGAGGCCGATTCCGGCGCCATCGGCGGGAGCCTGTCGCACGAGTTCCAGGTGCTGGCGGAATCGGGCGAGGACGCGCTCGCGGCGTGCGGCGCCTGCGACTACGCGGCCAACGTGCAGAAGGCGGAGTCGCGGCTGGCGGAATACGAGGGCGCCGCGGGCGGTGCCGAGGCGGAGGTGGTGGCCACTCCCGGCCTCAAGACCGTCCCGGAAGTCTCCGAGTTCCTGAAGGTACCGCCGGAGCGCTTCATCAAGACCATGATCTACCGGAAGCCGTCCAGAGGGCTGCTGGCGGTGCTGGTGCGCGGCGACCACGAGGTCAACGAGACCAAGCTGGGCAACCTGCTGGATACCATCGCCGTGGAGTTGGCCGACGAGGATGAGGTGCGGCAGGCCGTGGGGGCGCCGACGGGGTTCCTGGGCCCCGTGAACCTGCCCCTGGAGGTGTGGGCGGACCACGCCGTTCAGGGCATGACCGACGCGGTCGTCGGCGCCAACCGGAACGACGCCCACACCATCCACGTGGACCAGGCCCGGGATTTCACCCCCGCGCGCTTCGCGGATCTGCGTCTGGTTCGGGCCGGAGACCGTTGCGCGCGCTGCGAGGCGGGCGTCATCGAGGAGCATCGCGGCATCGAGGTGGGGCACGTCTTCTACCTCGGCCGCAAGTACAGCGAAGCCATGAGTGCCACCATCCTCGACTCCGAGGGGCACGAGCGCGCCATGGAGATGGGCTGCTACGGCATCGGCGTCACGCGGCTCATGGCCGCATCCATTGAGCAGAACAACGACGCCGACGGCATCATCTGGCCCCTGTCCATCGCGCCCTTCGCCGTCGAGCTGCTGCCCCTCAACTACAAGGAGGACGCCGTCCGGGAGGTCACGGACCGTATCTACGACGGCCTCAGGGAAGCCGGCTGGGAGGTCTTGCTGGACGACCGCGACGAACGGCCCGGCGTCAAGTTCAAGGACGCCGACCTGGTGGGCATCCCGCTGCGCATCACCGTCGGCGCCCGGGGTCTGGCCAAGGGCAACGTGGAACTGCGCTGGCGCCGGGATGGGGCCAGCGAGGATATTCCCGTGGATGACGCCGCGGCGCGCATCGTCGCGGCGCTCGAAGGAGCGGCGACATGA